The DNA segment GTGCCACGATGAGATCCCACATACCCCGGCTCCTCAATGGGACTGAGCCGAGGATGTAGGGCAGCCTCGGCTCAGCCAGCGCACAGCGCTGCTGAACAGAGGTCCTGCCCGCCGACCCGGTAAGGAACTCGTTGAACATGTCGCGAATAGGTGGTGCAGGGTCTTGCGCGCGCGGCATGACGTAGCTAACCAGGTCCGGGTCGGTGGACCACTGCTCCGCCGTGCCAGGCAGCCAGATGTGGTGGACTGCTACCACCGCATGCACTCATCCTGGCTGGGTTTACGCGACGAGATCAATACATCTCTTCGCACCGCCGCGCTCTCCACTTTGCACTGTATCGCATGTCAAGGATGTGGCCATCTCGTTCCCTGGGCCGATCGATACGAGAGGAATCGTCAGCTATAAGTAGGGCCGGTGCCGACCACGGTGGGTTGGCACCGGCCGCCGCCGGACGTACGCCGGAAGAGGCGGGCGTTAGGCGAGCTTGTCCTTTCGATTTTCTTGCGCGCGACGGTAGTCATCGATGCTGTCCAGAATGGTGGCTACGGCGTGGATCTGTTCGTCGGTCAGCGGCGGGAGTGTGGCGCAGATCTTGGCCCAGTGCTGGAAAGCCTCGGTATCGGCAATCGATTCGCTTTCCAGCTTGGGATTCGGGTTGCCCCTCCCGCTGGTCGCCGCTCGGTGCGGCGCCTGCTGTCGACTACGTCGTCTTTGCTGCGTTCCTTTGCTGTCGGGTGCCTCCCTGGGGTCGGATGGTGGCGTGCTCGTGGGTCACCTCCTCCGGTCGTCGTGCAGGCGCGCGGCGTTGTGCGCTTGGCGGATGCGGCGTGCGTAGTTCAGGACGTGGCGGCCGGTGCGGAGCCGGCGGCCGGTGCCTTGGCAGGGTGGGCATTCGCGCATGGACAGGCCGAAGGTGGAGCGCACGCGGCCGGTGCCTTGGCAGCGTCCGCAGTGTTTGAACGGCCGGCTGTGACAGGTGCGGATGTAACCGAGCGTGATCAGCACCGGTGCGAGGATGATCGCGATAGTAAGGAGCGTGGTCAGGGTCAAGATTCGCCTCCAGGGCGGGTTTTCGGGGCTAGTCCGCGGTTGTCTGCTATCCGCTAAACCGCAGGCCAGCATGGGTTTTGGGTGCTAGCAGGGGTGCTATCGATAGCAGTCGGGGCTGCTATCGATAGCACCCGATCTGTGGGCTACTCGGCCGGTTTGCGGTCACGTTGCGCGATGGCAGCGACGACGTCATCGCGGTCCGGGCCGCGACGGTTGGTCATCACGCCGTCAATGCGCCGGCCGATCTGTCCGACCGTGACGCCGTACGGCTTGAGAGCAGCGGTGAGCTGTTCGGGCTTCCATCCGCCGTACACATCGGCGCGGAGCTGGGCCAGCCGGTCGATGAGGGTTTCGTTCCACTCCCGCTCGACGCCGGACGGCCACACGGTCATCAGATCCCGCAGCACGTCGTACCCCGGCCCGACTTGCCGCTGTGCGGGTTCGGTCGGCAGCGTGCCGGCGACGGCCCGCAGCGCCACGGCGCGCGCCACGACCGCCTCAGCGGCGGCCTGGTCCACGTCGTATGCGTGCGCCGGGGCCGGCTTGCCCATGCCGACCGTGATGCCCCAGCCCGGCTCCTCCGGCCCGAACTCGGTAGCCCGGTACCCGTTCCGGTACATAGAGGTCCCGAGGATCATGTCGTTGGCTATCTGATCCGCCACGGCAAGACAGAACCGGGTGTTGACATTGCGGGTGATCCCCGGCGGCAGGCTGTCCTTGTCCGGGATCTGCGTTCCCAGCAGCAGGGTGACGCCAAGGGCGCGACCGAGTTTGATGATCTTTTCCAGCAGTTCTCCGGCTTTCTTGCCGTAGACCGGATGCGTGATCAACTCCTGAATCTCATCGATATCCACCACGAGCGGATGCAGCCCGGAGCCTTTCAGCGACGCCAGCTCCGGGGTGACTTTGTTCTCCGGAGCCATGCCTTTGGCGGCATAGAAGGCGATCCGCTTCGACCGGTGCTGGCACTCGCCGTAGAGCCAGTGCACCATGTCGTGGCAGCCGGCGACGGTCTCGTCATCGAATCCGCTGCCATACTCGGTGAGCACCGGCTCGAGGACCCTGAAATCACCCGTTCCTTTCAGGTCATAGCACCGAATCTCCACCCGAGGATCAAGCGCGGCGGCCAGAATCGGAATCCGCAACGCGCGAGACTTGCCGGAGCCCGGCATACCGCCGAACAGCCAGTTACGGGCGATCAGGTGCCCATAGATGGGCCGCAAACGCGGGTCGGTGGCGAACGGGAACGGCTCGAAGACATCCACCTTGGGGCCATGCAGCAGCGGCCACGGCGGCGCCTTCATCGCCGACGCCGGCTCATGTCCGACCCACAACCGCAACCGGCCGGTGTGCGCACGATCCGGCTCCGGCCACACCTGGTCCAGCGGCAACCGCAACGCGGACGCCAGCCGGCCACGCCGCGCGATCACGTCAGCGGCCTCCACGCCGTACGGCAGATCCACCACGGCCATATGTCCGGGGCCGTCGCGATGGATCTCCACCGGGAACGTGATCGCACCGGGATCTTTGGACACGGCCTGGTTGATGCCAGCCAGCTGGATACTGGTCAAGCCACGACGCACCAACTCCGCAGTCAGCTTGCGATAGCGCGGGCTATTCGCGACCCGATCGACGATCGGCTTGTCGGTCGGCCGGCCGGAGCGCGCGAACAGCAACGCCATGATGGTGTAGAAAACCCACCGCGCCACGTCCGGAATCGGCACGTACAGGAACACCAGACCGGCGATGAACGCGGCGAGAGTGCCGGCAACCACGATGACCCAGCGAAACCGCGACTGGTCGGCGCGGCGCTGGTCCAGCCGCAGCCAGGTGGCCGGGTCGTTGTGGTCGGCGGCCCACTGCCGAAGAGCCCAGTTCCCCTCCTCAGCGGTGGCCCACCGCAGCATCCGGCTCAACAGTCGGAACGCACCGACCGGCGCGTACACCGCGATTTTGGCCGCGTACTTGGGAATCCGGACCGCGTGATACCCGGCCAGGTAGAGCGTGTCCTTGATGGCCCACCGTACGGCGGCGGCCAGGTCAGCGCGGGACAGCAGCCACGGCGGAATGATCGGCCTACGTGTACGCCTGCGCTCGCGCCATTTCCTGCCTGCCCAACGAGAGCCGACGTGGACCGGCTCGTCCGGCGGGTCGACGGGCGGACCGAGCACCATCGGCGCTATCTCGACCGATTCCCGGTCCGCCGCGTCGTCGGCCACCTCCGAGTCGTCCGGGTCGTCGTCGCGGCCGGGCTGCCGCTGCGCCGGAATCAGCTCCTTGCCGTTGGTCCGGCGGCGGATGGCATCCAGGTCCAGGACTTCCGCGCCATCACCGTCAAACGGATTGAAGTCGTGGCTGTCGCCGTCGTCGGGCGGTCGGGTATCCATCAGCACCACCCCCCGTCGATGCGGCCGGATTCGTACCGGTCCTCAGACACGGGCTCCTCGTCCGGGGCCTCCCACAGGTCGGCCGGCTCGTCCGGGTCGGCGCAGTACTGGAAGTCCGTGAAATAGGTGTCGGGGTAGTCCGGCGGCCAGTTGTCAGCCAGCCGGTGCCCATCCGGCGGATGCGGCAGCTCGTCCACGAGGTACGCGAGCGGATTGGGTTCGCCGTCCAGGTCGGCGCAGATGGTGGCGTAGCCGGCAGCGATAAGGTTCGCGTGCTCTTGGCGAAGCAGCCAGTACGCGACCTGCAAGCCGGTGTTCGGGCCAGTGTCGTGGGATTCGGTCGTGGGGTGCGTGTGTTTGGTGTTCATAGGGTTTCCTTTCCGGTAGGGGTAATGGCGCCTGCCTTTCCGCCCCGGTGTGAGGCTCGTCGCGGATGAGGTACGTCAGGGTCGGTGTTGCGCGGCTGGTGCGTGATAGGCCATCGCCTCCAAGAATTGGTTTTCCAACGGCTCCACCCTTTCTCGCCCGTAGGCGTCGAGATTCGTTGACGTGTAAAGAGAAATTGGCTTGGGATCGCTAACCGCGGCGGTTGATTTCGTGGACGAGCCCGGCCAGTACCGACCCGACGATCGGCGCGACGGCGGGCCAGGACGCGACCGCGAATCCGAACAGCAGCACCACGGCCGCATGCCACCACTTCAGGCCGCCTTTCCAGCAGAGCAGGACGACGACGATGAGCAGGACGACCACGACGGGGAGCGTGATTGCCATCTATTTCTCACCTCCTCTCCGCTGGCGCTGATTCTTTTGGCGTCGGTCGGGCGCCGATGGTCAGCAGTGCCAGACCGGCCACGACCATCAGGCCATCGACAGCTAGCGGGCCGATGTGCGCGGAGATCGGGTCTTCGCCGTAGGCGATGAGCAGCCCGGCCATGTGTCGATAGGAGACGATCGCGGCGACGGTGGCCACGATGGTCACCCCGCCGTACCGAGCGGTGGCCCACCACGGACCGGACTGCCACCGCACCCGTGTCAGGACCTCCACGGCGAGGAACAGCGCGACCGGCCACCACGCGGCGGCCAGTACGGCGCCGACCGGCGGATGCCAGCCGGCCGGTGCGCCAGCCGGCGGCAGGAATGAATGCGCGATGTTCGCTGCCACCGACATGACCACGCCGGCCGCCAACCCGATCACGGCAGACAGTGACGCTCCCGGCCGCTGCTCGGCCCGTACCGGATCGGCGGTGCCGGTAGGCGTGGGATCGGCGGCAGCCGCAGCGGCAGCATCCGCAGCCTTTTGCGGGCTGTCGTTGCCGTCCTCGGCGTTCCGCGTTGCCGGCGGATGTTCCGCCAGCGCTTCCGCGTGCTCCTGTTCGGCGGTCGCGGACTGGTCCGCTGCGGCCAGTTCCGCCTTTGCGGCACGGATCTGCGAGCGTCCCCAACTGCTGGACCTGCCGCACATCCGGCCCAGCTCGTTGCCGGTCAACGGCTGGCCTTCCGCGACAGATCGCAGGTAGGCGCGACGCGCGGTGACCGTTGCCGGCTCGTCCGGCTCGCCAGTGGAAGCCGCGACGGCGCCAACCCGCTCGTGCTCCTTGCCGGCAGCAGAGTGCGACATTGCCGGAGCGTCCGCGCTGCCGCTCGGCGGTTCCGCTTGGCTGCCGGCGACAACCGGCCTCGTCGCACCAGTAGCCGTATCGACTGTCAGCGTGTCGGCGGTGGAAGTCATGACGCCTCCAGCCGGCAGGTGAAGGCGCCGATGGACAGCCCCAGCGCTGCCGCCAGCAGTTCCGCCACCTTGTCGTACTCGGCCGGCGGCATACCGAACTTCTGGTTGGTCTGATTGAGGTGCCGCTGGCCGGCGGCCCAGCGCTGCCACCGTTCCGCGACAGCCGCCACCGTGTCGCCGGCCGCTGCCGCTACCTGCTCCACCGTCGCGCCGGCCAGCAGCGCGCGATGCATCGTGATCGGTGACCACCTCACCAGCCACGACACCAGCGTGCTCATGACCGCCAGCTCTTCCAGCTCCTCGGCCACCGAGCGGTAGCCGGCCAGCTCCCATGCCGTACGGTCACCCCAGAGTTGAGCCAACTTGAACGGCGACATGCCGTCCACGGCGTCCAGGTTCAGCGGTGGCCGGCCAACGATCCCCCGCGTATCTCCGGTGTTCGTCATCGCGTCTGCTCCTTCCGCTGTCGACTGCTGTGCTGATGGCGCCGGTACAACCGGCGACAGCTGCACTTGATGCATTGGCCCAGCTCGCTGCCGATCCAGACCTCTGTGGCGACCGCTCCACACCTGCATCCCGGACCGGTCAGCCCGAACGGCACTCGCCGTCCACAGACCACTCGTCACCGCCTCTCCGGGCCGCTCCGCGACCCGCTCCACTAGGCTGACCATCAGCCTGTAGGTATATGTTGCGGGTACTAATATGACGGCTGGACAGCAGCTTGTCAAGCACTTAGGGTGTCAACTTGCAGGTACAGGTGTGGCCGTACTATAGTTCGGTTATCCGACACTCTTAGGTGGCTCTGACAGTCGGAGGGGAGACGCGAGTTGCAATGGCTCCGCGAAACGACGAAAACACGGCGGTAAGCAGCACAAACGCTACGAGCGCCGCGCGTACGTCCAAGCTTGCACAGGTCAGCGACGCGCTACGGGAGCAGATTCTTAGCGGTGCGCTTCCTCCGGCCGCGCTGCTGCCCAGTGAGCTGGAGATCGCCACACGGTTCGGCGTGTCCCGCAATACCGCGCAGAAGGCCCTAGCCGCGCTCAAGGGCGAGGGGCTGATCACCATTCACAAGGGGCGCGGGTCGTTCGTCCGTCGTCGCTCTGACCAGCCGGCGCACACCTACAAGCGCGCTATCACCCACCACCCCGACCACGACCCCGCAGACGGCCCCGGTGAGGGCGCCGGTTTCGCGGACAGCGACGTCGACTCGCCGGAATGGCGGCTGGTCGAAGAGGCTGCCACGTACCACATGGAGGCCACGGCGGGGCTCGCGCTGGACATGGCCGTACCCCGGTATACGCAGCTTTTCGTGTGTGACCGGCTGTTGGTCAACGATGCCGATCAGCGTGTCGGGCACCGGTTGTATGTGCCGTTCTCCGTGGCCGCGCATGTACGTCCGCTGGAGGAAAACCCGTTTCGGATGCCGGGAGAGCTGTACGACATCTTGTCGGCGGCCGACTATCAGCTCAACTGGCGTGAGTACGTCCGCGCGGTCATGCCCACTCCGGACGACGGTAAGGCGCTGCATATTCCAGCGAGCACACCCATGCTGATCACTGTCCGCGTCACCTACGACGGCATGAGCGGACAGACCCTCGCGCTCGAGCAGACACGCCGCTCCGCCGATGACGCACAGCTCATGTACTGGCTCAGCGCATCACCGGGCGCCGGCGACTAGCCCGACAACCTCACGACACAGCAGGAACCTGTCAAGTTTCCTTGCAGGCAAGGGGAAAGCTTAGGCTGTTACGATTCCGCGGTTGCCTCTCGGATGAGCGTTTCAATCTCGTCCGGGCTGATGATCGTCTGCGCGACGTACGCGGCTTCCTGGGCGGCCTCGTCGGCATCCCTGTCCAGCGCGCTCGCAAAAACTTCGTACGCGCGGGCCGCCATCCGGTGCCGTGTCAACTCCGCCTGTTTCTGCGCCGGCCACGGTTTGCCGGCCTCGTCCAGGGCATCGCGCTCGTCCCGCAGCGCCTCGTACTGGTCCTGAGAGGCGTCCTGAGCATCGGCCAGCCAGTTGGTGAGGTCGCTGGCGCCGAACTGCTCGGCAGCGATTGCCTGTACGACATGAAACGCGCCGTCGACCGGCACGCGGTCAGCGATCATGGTCACGATGGCGGACGCCACGCGGCGCTGAGCATCGGGTCCGGCGGCTGTCAACCGCTCGGAGAGCCGTGGATTGATGCCCTGGTAGGACCTCATCGCTTCGGCCTTCCTGATCGACGTACGTCCAGCTGAGCCTGCGGTCCCAACGGCCGCAGATCCGGCCCGGATGGGTTCGGCGGCTCGTAGTCCGGCGGTGGCGGCTCCAGTCTGGTCAACGCCTTGGTGCCCTCGGCACCCAGCTCCGGCTGGCACTTGCGCCAGCAGATCGGATAGCTCGCGGCTACCGACTCCAGCCGTACTCCGTCCATCTCGACCGGCTCTCCCCGTCTCTTTCGCTCTTCGTTGATCGCACGGATTTGCCTTACCGTGCGCACAATTCTCTGTTCCGCATCCAGGTTGTCCGAGACGGTAGCCGCGTACAACTCGCGCGGGTGCCGCAGGTCACGGACGCTCTTGGGCATCGCGCCATCGCCGGAGATCGAGAGCATGACATACCGCTCACCGGAGTTGTCCACCAGGATTCCGACCGCCATACACGGCGTACGGCGCGGCGGCCGGACCGGCACAGCTGCCTGCAACTGCGGCAGCCGGCGCAGCGCGTACCGTTCAAACGCGCCACGCCGTTGCTGATCCTCCAGCTCCCGCTGTGCCCACTCCGGCCGTAGCTCCGAAGGGATGTCGCGGAACCATCCGCCGTACTCGTCGCCCACTTCCGGGCTCCTCTCCGCCGGCATGCGGCGCATGCCGCTTGACTAGGCCGCATGGCGGTTCCCATCCGGATCGGGTGGCTCAGACGGCGGCCCGGACTGCGCTTCCTGTGCCCGGAATCCCGCGCGGCGCGCCAGGTCCATCAGCCGCCGTACCTTGCACGGCGCCAGTACGACGCGGACAACAGGAACGCCCTTGCTCGCGCAGGGCACGATGTCCTCTACGTCCAGCGCCATGCCGCCGAGCACGACGGTTTGCCACAGGTCAGCCGCCATCTGGTCAGCGACCTTCCAAACCTCCAGCACGCTTTCCGCACCGTTAGGCTGGATCGACTCCAGGACGGCTTCGGTCCAGTCGTCGGCACGCCGGCCGTAGTCTGTCGGCTCTTCCATCGCGTGATCACCTCCTCAGTCGTTGTCGACCAGAGGTGCCCCCACACGCGCCCTTGTTCAGGCACGCCACGGAAACCTCCGGTACGGTCAGTACCGGAGGTTTCCGGACCTCCAGCCGGACCACCCTGCACCGCGCAAGGATCGGGGTGGTCCGGCCTTCGTTCCCGCCACGTGTTCCACCCTGTGGCGAGAGACCAGCCCAACGGCTGGCCGTCTTACAGCCCGGCAGCTCGCTGCGCGCCTTCACAGCAACGGCCGCCGGGAGTCCTCATCTCACTAACCGACCCCCGTTTCCTTGCCATACGGGAAAAGGGACGAGGGTGCCGGACGGACACGGCCGACTCTCGGCACCGATGCAGGCTCGTCATCGCCGACGTTGTCAACCTCGATAGCGATCACGTCCAGCACTGCCTGCAAAGCCGATACCTTGCCAGCCAGAAAATCCATCCGCCGCTGATCACGGGTCCGCTTGGTGTCTTCCAACATCACGGCTGCGTCGACGCGCGACTGATCGACCTGCCGCCGGACCTCTGCCAATCCGCGGAGGTGATTTTCCCTGGAACGATCGGAATTCATGGCCAGATCACGTCCCCGAGCGGCGGCGGAAGCATCCCCGCGACGGCGTACAACAACGCCTGATGAACCATCGACGCATTAGCCGGCCGCCACTTGACCACCGTTGGCGACACCAGCCAGTACGCGTCACCGTGCGACGTCCGCGACGGTGGGACGGCCACACATTCCTGCACGCCGTGCCGCACCACGCCGGTGCAGGTCAACGCAACCGGCAATTCGATGCCGGGCGCCACAACAAAGTGCCATCGGCCGCCGGAGCTGATGGCGGTAGCGGTCGAGAGCAGTAGCCAGCGATGCGCGATGGCGCCTACGGCGGCCGGCGCGTCAATAACGTCCAGGACGTCACCGGTAGCCAGCCCAACGGCATATGGCAGCCGCGACCACCAACCCGCGACGACGTACGCATCCGTCGTCGGCTGAAGTCCATCGGCGCTGACAACAGCGCCACCACGTAGGCCCCGCTCGCCGTATTCCCACTCTCGCAAGGGAATGACCGGCCAGCCGTTGACCGCGTATCGCAACGCCCAGCTGCGCACCTTCGACAACCGATGCCGCGTCCGCAGACGCCGAACGACGGTCGCCACCGACGCCGTCATCGCTGGCCCCGCATACTCTCGGCGTGGCGACCCTGGCCAGCCTCCAAATAGTCCACGGCCGCCGCGACGACAGCGGCGATCCGCTGCTGTCGCACCGGCCCGTGCTCAGCGGCTTGCACCCACAATGCAGCATGCCGGCGCTGACCAACCATCGGAAGCACTTCCAGATCAAGGCCAGCGTCCCGCAGCGCGGCGGCCAGATCAGCCGGCACCCGGAACGGTCGAAGCGTCGGAACGGCAAGGATTGCCTGCCACCAGCCCGGCATGCTCGACGCACCCGTACGCCAGTCGTTGTCCAACGGTGTCGCCACCGTCGCCTCATCAAAGCCAAGAAGGCGAAGACGACCACGCAACCCGTTCGGGTACGTCACGTTCACCGGCCGCCGCACCGGAACATCCGTAAGCCGATTCCGCAAGACAAAAACCGTCCGGCCGTCTGTGGTCTCGGTGCGCATCCACACCCGACCGACGACCTGGGTCGACAGCGTCTCGCCCATCGTGCTTGTCGTCGCGGTCATCGGCGCGGCCCCTCGAGCGGCTGCCCCGCGTATGACTCGTACCAAAGCGACCGGTAACAACGCCACGGTTCCGGCACGAGATTGTTGGCCGCATCGACCATGACGCTCTCCACAATTCGCCGCGCATTCAGGAAATACGAGAATTCGTCCGCCTCTGGCGTATGCAGCCCGTCCATGACGGGCGTGTGTGCCTGGAAGACCTGGAGCGATGGGAAAAGTGTCACCTGCGGCAGCATCGCCGACAGAAAAGGCTCCATGTCCTTGGTGGAATCCAGGCCAACGATGTAGGTAAACGACGTGTCCAGGCCGGCTTCCCGCGCGTCTGCCAGCAGCGCAGGCATCAGTTCCGGCAGCAGATCGGCTTTTGTCTTCTTCAGAATCAAATTTCTACGAGTGACACAATCGGCCGTAAGGAAAAGCCCGAACGGGCCGACGTGCTCAGCAAGCCAGCGAAATGCTTCACGCGACCGCACAACGGACGACAGCAAGACGATACGAGCGTCGATACGCCGCGAGCGCAATACCTTGCGCAGGACCATCATCGCCTCGAGCGCGGCATCCTCTGACTCGTAGCAGGCGGTGGAAACGGTGATCTCGTGCAGATCACGCAGCGACCCGCCGTGCGGCAACTGCTGTCGCAAACCGTCCAGCAGTAAGTGCAACTCATCCTCGGTGTCCAACCGTGGATCGGCCGTAGGCTCCAACGAAGTCGGGCAGGGTGCGCAGCCGGTGCATTTGGACCGGCTGGCCGGATTGATCGTCGCGGCCCGCCACGCCGTGCCGTCCCAGCACCGGAGGTAGCCAGAGACGGCGTCATCGACATCCGTACGTACGGCGGCCCCGACCAGCTCAGCTCCGGCGAACAGTTGTCCACTATCCGCGAGAGTGAACGGCGAGTCAGGCCGGCCGGCGGCGATGACAATCGTCCGTGCCTGCGCGCCGACCGGCACGGAGACCTGCAAGCGGACCCGAGCACCCAGGCGGGTCTGGAGACCGTACAGGTTCAGCGCCAACAGAACCGCATCCGTACGCGGAACTCCGAACCTGTCGGCGGCATCGTGCCAGCCATCCATAGCGGCCAGCTGAGAAGCGACCGCCGAAGACTTCCAGCCGGTACGACAAACCTCCCCTGACGTACGAGGTGACGCCACGTG comes from the Fodinicola acaciae genome and includes:
- a CDS encoding FtsK/SpoIIIE domain-containing protein, yielding MDTRPPDDGDSHDFNPFDGDGAEVLDLDAIRRRTNGKELIPAQRQPGRDDDPDDSEVADDAADRESVEIAPMVLGPPVDPPDEPVHVGSRWAGRKWRERRRTRRPIIPPWLLSRADLAAAVRWAIKDTLYLAGYHAVRIPKYAAKIAVYAPVGAFRLLSRMLRWATAEEGNWALRQWAADHNDPATWLRLDQRRADQSRFRWVIVVAGTLAAFIAGLVFLYVPIPDVARWVFYTIMALLFARSGRPTDKPIVDRVANSPRYRKLTAELVRRGLTSIQLAGINQAVSKDPGAITFPVEIHRDGPGHMAVVDLPYGVEAADVIARRGRLASALRLPLDQVWPEPDRAHTGRLRLWVGHEPASAMKAPPWPLLHGPKVDVFEPFPFATDPRLRPIYGHLIARNWLFGGMPGSGKSRALRIPILAAALDPRVEIRCYDLKGTGDFRVLEPVLTEYGSGFDDETVAGCHDMVHWLYGECQHRSKRIAFYAAKGMAPENKVTPELASLKGSGLHPLVVDIDEIQELITHPVYGKKAGELLEKIIKLGRALGVTLLLGTQIPDKDSLPPGITRNVNTRFCLAVADQIANDMILGTSMYRNGYRATEFGPEEPGWGITVGMGKPAPAHAYDVDQAAAEAVVARAVALRAVAGTLPTEPAQRQVGPGYDVLRDLMTVWPSGVEREWNETLIDRLAQLRADVYGGWKPEQLTAALKPYGVTVGQIGRRIDGVMTNRRGPDRDDVVAAIAQRDRKPAE
- a CDS encoding DUF2637 domain-containing protein; its protein translation is MSHSAAGKEHERVGAVAASTGEPDEPATVTARRAYLRSVAEGQPLTGNELGRMCGRSSSWGRSQIRAAKAELAAADQSATAEQEHAEALAEHPPATRNAEDGNDSPQKAADAAAAAAADPTPTGTADPVRAEQRPGASLSAVIGLAAGVVMSVAANIAHSFLPPAGAPAGWHPPVGAVLAAAWWPVALFLAVEVLTRVRWQSGPWWATARYGGVTIVATVAAIVSYRHMAGLLIAYGEDPISAHIGPLAVDGLMVVAGLALLTIGARPTPKESAPAERR
- a CDS encoding GntR family transcriptional regulator; protein product: MAPRNDENTAVSSTNATSAARTSKLAQVSDALREQILSGALPPAALLPSELEIATRFGVSRNTAQKALAALKGEGLITIHKGRGSFVRRRSDQPAHTYKRAITHHPDHDPADGPGEGAGFADSDVDSPEWRLVEEAATYHMEATAGLALDMAVPRYTQLFVCDRLLVNDADQRVGHRLYVPFSVAAHVRPLEENPFRMPGELYDILSAADYQLNWREYVRAVMPTPDDGKALHIPASTPMLITVRVTYDGMSGQTLALEQTRRSADDAQLMYWLSASPGAGD
- a CDS encoding bifunctional DNA primase/polymerase → MTASVATVVRRLRTRHRLSKVRSWALRYAVNGWPVIPLREWEYGERGLRGGAVVSADGLQPTTDAYVVAGWWSRLPYAVGLATGDVLDVIDAPAAVGAIAHRWLLLSTATAISSGGRWHFVVAPGIELPVALTCTGVVRHGVQECVAVPPSRTSHGDAYWLVSPTVVKWRPANASMVHQALLYAVAGMLPPPLGDVIWP